The sequence ATGTTctccaaatttaaatttttttaggtccatttatttggaaaaataaaataaatctaacacacacaaaattaattttaaaaagttaaaacatacacacacaagaacacacaaaaaagaattatCACAAACAAATCGAATATGCATCTTTGGATTtacatcattttccattggaGTAAAAAACATATTTACACCTCCTGGAGGTGTAAATGAGATGTAAAAGTGGCTTTACACCCTTGAAAATACACCCCCCACTGTGAATGCTCTAAGTCCAGGAAATAATTAAGGGGACCACCAAACCACACACCTCGAGTCCTCGGGCAAAGCAAGGGAAAATGTTCCACAGTTTCAGGTTGATCACCAAACACCTTACATATGGGAGGAGCCGAGATTTTCCTTCTAAACAGATTGACACCAGTGGGGGTTTTCTCACATGCACCTTGacagtgtgtgtgtgagaaaatcactCTCCCCCgatatcgtttgtataaaaaataaaaaaataaaaaaataaattggaagcGTTTTTATTAGAAGCATGTTCAAGCACTTGCAAGTGTTTTCATAACCAAGGAACacttttacaattttttgtcaaatgaTGTGAGAAGTGCTTATGGTATCTTATAGCGTTTTATAGTAATCTTAAAGGTTGTAGTTGCAGTTGTAGTTTTGTGCATTGAGGTCTTTGTCTGATTTTTCCATGTTTGTGGCTTTTATGTCGGAATTTCTTTAACCTTGTGTGGCTATGAGTAGAGGTACATCTTGTGCACTTGTTGTTGCCAGTTGAATCCATCCTCTGTATTTGAATTAACCTTTTGTGGTTATTCTACTCCCGAGTTTTTATTAACCCCATGTGTTTGTTTGTACTTGTATTGGCTAGcagcttttttatttatagcaTAAGAGATAATCTAAACTTCAGGATAAAtgaatttctcacacacacacacaactaagATCTCATGGGGGTTCAAATCCTAAGACCTCATGTCTGCAAGTCAATGCCCTTTTCCACTAGGTTAGGCCACGTTAGCGGCACTTTTAAATctaaattatgaatgcaatatatTGCCTTTctttattgttattatttttaaatcgTCATTTTTGGATATATCtatatctatctatatatatatatatatatataatgcaaaGGGCAGATaattgtgaaacattcaaaataccaaaaaataccatttggttaattcaaacattaagaactgaaattattaattaaatgaggataatatgataaattaacattttttcatattaaaaataaataataaaaaaatcagataatatgtcatacttttatggaacataactactcATGTTATcctttcttaattctaaaaattaaaaataaaataaaaataaaaaccaattggcacatgcGTGAGTGTGTGCCAATGggctaatatatataaagcaaaagacagagaatagtgaaacattcaaaataccaaaaaatataattggttaattcaaacattaagaattgaaattattaattaaatgaagataatatgataaattctatttttttatattaaaaaaattaaaattaaaaacaaaatcagataatataTCCTACTTTTATTGAACATAACTACctatgttatcttttcttaattctaaataaataaatttaaaaaaaaaaatcaattggcacATGCTTAGGGCTAGTTTTTCATCAAACTCGGgtttttgattgaattaaaAGCGTcatgttattatttgaattagTATTAAACTGCATTGAATATAGAGTAGAATCAATACAGCCCGTAAATGATTTAGAAGTCCTAAGTTCAAAACACATCTGGGTGGAAATCGAAAAATTGCAGAAACCCGTCCAGAAAATAGGATCTTTTCATTTCTGAAACCCTCGAACAAGAAGCTGAAAAACCCTGCATTTGAGAAAGCAtacaaattgcaaaaaaaaccagaacttttgtattgaaatttgaaaatgttTGGTCGAAGCAGATTCCTCTCGTTTCCTATGGTAATTGGAGCAGTCGTGTAAGTCCCTttctttacaaataaatttgaGTTTGATAATTATAAAATCGGGCATACCCTTTATGTTATACTCTGTTTATCGGCTGTCCTGCACTATGTCCTGCACTATCTGTAAGTCCAAGAACGCTTTAATTTGGTCTTTTGGGTTTGCCCCAGCTTGATATGCTTACGCATTTAATGGTTTTGTAGATAAATAAGTCAACTTTCAATGACCCATTGTTAGGTTCCTTTTCTCCTATCTGATTTGCTTGACTATAAAATTAGCAGAATCATTCTCGTATTGGGTTTTGGTTAAAAATTGTTTGGGTGTGACTATGTGAAGATTAAGTAATTTACTTAGGTTTCTGTATTGCATGACTGAAGTTCTGTCATTGTTAATTTTGTCATCCATTTCCAGTGAATTAGATATGTAAAATGGCAGGAAAATGGCAATCTGAAGTTTGGTATGTTCAATTGTCACAGATAAAGtcaatgaaaaaggaaaataaatctTTATGTGGCGTTTGTATTATGAGTTAGGACATGAGACATGGCTTCTTTACGACCTTCGTAGCAGAATGTGGTTTTCAATGCTGCGCTTGTAGGACTGCTAGGCTTAGTTCATGAATCATCAGTGAATCCTTCACAGTGACAAAGATTGTTTCAAGCaatccttcttttctttaagttttttcctttgttatttctttttctcatttttcctttcctttatATATAACATTGGGAATTTGGGACTCAGGGGTTGATATAAGAATCTGCCTCTTAAAACGGTCTCAAATTGATAGCCGGGACCCTAACAGGCTAACACCATCAGTTACTTAAACCCTACATGGAGGTTTAAGTATTCAAACTggatctttctttttggtcctATGCAAAAGTCTGGTTGTCTACTTATTGTAGGTTTAATTTTCTGTCTTGCATGTTATGCAACCACCGAATCTGGTAGCCCTTTTTTCATTCTCCTATCTGTTTACTGAATTGGTGAGGTTACTCTCTTGAAAAATAGAAGTACTTCTGTCTGCGTGTATGCTTGTGAGGGTGTGTGTGTATCATTTCTGTTTTCGAAGTACTGGATGATAAATCACACAGTTTGGTGGCCTTGTTTACATTCTACCATCTGTTTACTGGATTGGTGAGATTACTGTGTGCTTGAGACAGGGATGACAAGAGGTTGTAATTGGGAAATCTTGAAGGATACTGATGTAGTGCGATGACTTTCATACAAACAAATGAATTACTAAACACAACTTGCATCTTATTTGCAATTTTTGCCAGAAAGCGtatattgttcttttttaCTACATATCTACGCATGAGGAATCTGTATTGTGCACTGAGATTCACTGCACGCCCACTATTCGAATTAATATCCGAATTTCCTTATTGTTCTAAATGCATTACATCCCATGGATAATCTTCAATTCGTTGATCTTGTTATTGTTTTTCAGTCCTCATGTCTAGAGAAAATGATCTAACATCTTCATCTAGTTGGTTGTTAACGAATgaatcattaaaaaaacattttctAAAATAAGATGGTGCCAGAAGTGGTTTTGTATAATGACGCAGAACAGAAATGAAGGTAGGCTACATTACATTCCAATTGGATAAAATTACGTCTAATTCATCCATAGGCTTCAGAAAACTTTACTGTGAAGAAATTACCTTGTCAAAACAACCCCAACTTGTATGGTAACTTTATGACTTAGATTTTaccagaaaaagaataaaacttcatataaaaaatacatgaaaaatatacaatttttgaaatatatgaaataattAGAATTTAGAATACAATAATGTATATCCTGCGTCAATTGTTAGTCCTGTCTGGTAATAGCTCTGGAGCACTGAATCTGCACAAAAAAGTGTCTCCCAGAACTTTGTAAAGATGTGTATGTGTGGCATTTTTAGGTATAATAAGATACAAGTGGGAAAATCTAGAAGCTGATAAAGCATTGGTTTAATTGCTAAAACATTGTGGCCAACCTTCTGCTATGAATGTCCAGTGGAAAAAAGGAAGCCATAGTGCTTAGTGTCTTATTTTGGCTGAATTTTCTGCTGAGAACGGGTTAACCAAAGTTTTAGTGCTGTGTTATAcctgttttttatttcttgcGTTAATGCTTGCTTCCAAAGAGCCTTGATATTTGGTATGCTGTTAGTGTGCCttaagatatatatttttttttggggacaAAGTGTGCCTTATTATTGTCCCCTCAAACTTGCAGGCGGCTATATAAACTTGTATTCCTGATGTAATCTACTTGGAATTTTAAATTCCAATGTGAGTGATGTGATTTTAAGTGACATTTATTCTACCTAAAGAATTGTATATGGGGTTTTGCAGGATTGGAGTTGTTTCAGGCAAGGCAATATTTGGACCCCCACTTGATGAGTACTGGAAAAAGAAACAGCAGGAAGAGGCAGCTGCAAAGGAGACTGATGCAAGCTCAAGTTAACCAATATTTACTGATCTTCTCATGTTTGATGACGTCATAGAGGAGTTTTGCGCAGGGATGCAGGTCATTCATTAATTCATTTATGTGCTAGGATCAAGGCAACTGCTAACAGCTAGTTTTTTGAATTCATGGGATCCCCGATAGTTTGTTGAAACAGTCGTAGTTGAAGAAGGTACTTACTACTCTGCATTTGCTGAATTGTATTTAAGTTGTAACGTTCAAATAAATGGTGTTTTTGAGCCTTGCTGTTTACAAGGAGGAAAATTTCCCTATTATATAAGCTTCAAGCAAACTCATTTCTTTGCACATTTTTCACGACACTAGTTATACCCTTACTCCATGTACAAGGCGCCCCCGCCCctaaaaagataataaaaaattttttcttcctttttttcatttagttCAGATTAGAGGTAGACGACAGTTGAATTCTTGTCGTGGATGGGGTGTGACCGTGTCATTGGTCAATGACTACAACTTTTGCAAACCTTTGATTGTTTAGGGTGTTGGATACTTTTTGGAACTCTATCTATGCagtattttctgttttcagaATGACGATGCAAAATCCTAAAAGGAAGTCCAATCTTCTACGAGGCAAAACCATCCAAAATAGATATTCTCTCGACATCATGTGTGGATTAGGATCTGGATAGAATATTGGACTTTTCTGTAGTATAACCTCTCAACGGAATGGCTGTTCCTTCTCGACTTCTGTTGGTTCTTCCCAATAAAGCAAGCAAATTTCCATGCAGCAGACAACTGAGGCCTATCTTTTTAGGCTGATTTATATGTCATCTCCATTACGAATTTTCACACGGATTGCAATGAACTTTTGAAGTACATCTTGAACCAAAGTTGCGAGAGCGAAGACCCCAAGTACACATATATGTTATGGCCACAAAGAAAGTAAAACTTTTCACTAATGTTTGATTAACACAACAGGATATGTACCAATCTACAAGAATCAAATGTTTGAATGTATTTGCAAACAATCGGAACAGATGTTTTGCTTCTTTGTAACGTATATGGTTTGCAACAAATTCACTGTGAATTGCAGTGGAACTTAATCTTCTTCTCTTTGAGGGAGTCGCGCCAGTCCCGCAGAAATGAGAACCGCAAATTGAGAGGAACTGTGGGCAGGTTTCCGTAGCAGAGCTCTAAAACATCTTAATATATGAACTGCCATGTGACACGAAGAACCAACACCTCTACCCGTCACTCCTAAAGAATGCAAAAGATATTAAACAGTGACATGTTTGTGCTCTGTGCTGATGCGCAAACAACCATATTGACAGATAGCTGTAATCATATAATGGAAATGCTAAATATTCTAGCTTTAAGTATGCTAATCTTAACACATGCCCTAAAGAACAATgaagtttctttctttacaAATTCTAAAGCATTCAATCTCGCAAACAACATCAACCAGTGAAGACCAGCATGTCATCGAGGTTGGATCCATAAAATCTCCTCCAGTCATATGCAGCATTCTCTTATCAGTCCATCAATCCTAATGAAATTTACGGATTTGGGTGAAATATACACAAGCATCCACCATCCAAGCAGTTGCAGAATGCGATCTTTTGCCTATATGCACTTGTTAAATGAGAATATACTTAACAAGCTAAGCTGGCACCAAAGCCCATGGGCTGTCCATTATGTGTAAACACAACGATAGCCATACAGTAGCAATAACAGAGGACTTTCCAACAGCATATCTCACTATCCCAAAACCCTTGTCCACAGTTTCCTCACGAACAGAATTAGCATATCTCACTATCCCAAAACCCTTGTCCACAGTTTCCTCACGAACAGAATTAGCATATCCTTTCATCCCATCAAATAGTTTCTCCGACGAAAACTCCAAGAAAGATCTGACGGTTTCAGATGCAACCCTCCCAGTCACATCAAGAACAAACCTCCTATTGCTTGGCACTGCCAAAGTAGAGGACACTTTTCCAACCCAACCACTGTCTTTCGTCTCATCATCAACATCTGTTGCCTTTGAATGCATCGATAATGCCTTTTCGCTGAAGCCCTCATCTCGAGCTGGAGTTTGACTTTCATCAATTGCCAGATAAGaacttgaattcaaatttgaaggaTTGGCCTTTGAAGTTGAATTTGCCAACACTTGATGAGATGTTCTGATAAGAGTTTCCACCGCGCCATTACATACAGATGACAACATGTCTCTCACTTTTGTTTCATGCTTGGGGTTAGTTAACCCAGAGAAGATGTCATCATAGGTGTTGATATTCACAGTCTTGTCAAGATAAACAGCAACAGCTGTGCTTACAAATAACTGGATACAATCACCAATGAGGTCTCTGCACTTTTTGTCACAAACCACATCCACCCATGTTGGAACAGAATTTGTTTCTGAAACAAAATGGTCCATACTTGGGGAATTGTTTGAATTAGATCCTCCACCAGACTTCTCATCTGAATAGAAAGCTAATACCAAATTCCTAGCGAAGCTTCCAACAACAACTGAAACAAAACCAGACCCGGCGTTGGTAAAAAGCTTGTCCATAACCTGGTCTGTAAAGCTTGAATTACTAGAAATTCCATTGTCACCATCATTCCTTGCCTCCGATCGATAACCCCGCAAAACTCCCAAAGTCACAGCCTGTGTGAGCTTAACAACAGATTCTGAAAACTCACCCGACCTTGTGATTTTGGAAACTTGCTTTAAGCTATTTGGAATTTTGTCAGAATCAGATTTCAGAAAGTCCCTCAAATCCTTAGAGACAACTCCAATTGACTCAGCAGAGTCTGAAACTACTTCAGCTATAGAAACTAAAGCTCCtaaaagctttaaaattctttttcttttttggtataCTGAAGGCAAGTTATAAACCCTGTACACGCCATAACCAGAGAAGCCTAAAGCGGCAGCTACAAAGAGccatttcttccttttccggGCATAATCAAAACCCTTTTTCGCCAATTGATGGTCCATAAAGAACACAAAATCTCAAGTACCCAATTTTGATTTAGATTGAAACTTTCCACCCGTATTTGGTTGGTGATGAAGGTGTGTAAAGCTTACGTCTTACGCTGTTcaatttggagagaaaaggAGAAGTATTTACCTTAACTGAGACCAATAGTTGAGCCAAGTTTCTTTGTTCTGCATGGTCCTAAACAAGCAAAAAATTAAGATTATACATAACAAGCAGAAATGGGCACTTGGGTTTTTCAACAAACGATTAGCGGTCGTTTATAAACCCTAAGACTACGTCAGagatatagagagagagagagagagagagagagagtcgaaCCTGTAAAAGTGAGAAGGGGATGTCCTAAAAGCCGTTGCAGAGAGATTCGTGCAGGAAAGGAAAAGCTATGTGTAATTGT comes from Prunus dulcis chromosome 6, ALMONDv2, whole genome shotgun sequence and encodes:
- the LOC117631215 gene encoding protein PHLOEM PROTEIN 2-LIKE A10-like, producing the protein MDHQLAKKGFDYARKRKKWLFVAAALGFSGYGVYRVYNLPSVYQKRKRILKLLGALVSIAEVVSDSAESIGVVSKDLRDFLKSDSDKIPNSLKQVSKITRSGEFSESVVKLTQAVTLGVLRGYRSEARNDGDNGISSNSSFTDQVMDKLFTNAGSGFVSVVVGSFARNLVLAFYSDEKSGGGSNSNNSPSMDHFVSETNSVPTWVDVVCDKKCRDLIGDCIQLFVSTAVAVYLDKTVNINTYDDIFSGLTNPKHETKVRDMLSSVCNGAVETLIRTSHQVLANSTSKANPSNLNSSSYLAIDESQTPARDEGFSEKALSMHSKATDVDDETKDSGWVGKVSSTLAVPSNRRFVLDVTGRVASETVRSFLEFSSEKLFDGMKGYANSVREETVDKGFGIVRYANSVREETVDKGFGIVRYAVGKSSVIATVWLSLCLHIMDSPWALVPA